A region from the Aphis gossypii isolate Hap1 chromosome 1, ASM2018417v2, whole genome shotgun sequence genome encodes:
- the LOC114132891 gene encoding uncharacterized protein LOC114132891 — MLWDMLEKLCVQLTNKPLQINVFHVDFEKAAHNAVLEKFPNCVIVCCNFHLGQSWYRRIQQNKLLLKEYLNKSSEIGSWLKCFFGLSYLPPNEISDGFTDLLSFAPTNMFTEFTDYILENYILPDSDFPPVMWASAPSNNPKTTNGVESFHRHYNSQFYSPHPNMYLVIDTILQIQTESELKLNSIKKNIINNSSLNRDSYSFKTPVKDIS; from the exons ATGTTATGGGATATGTTAGAAAAATTGTGTGTACAACTGACCAACAAACCActtcaaataaatgtttttcatgTTGACTTTGAAAAAGCCGCTCATAATGCTGTATTAGAAAAGTTTCCGAATTGTGTAATAGTTTGTTGTAATTTCCATCTTGGTCAAAGTTGGTATCGAcgtatacaacaaaataaactgcttttaaaagaatatttaaataaatcatcagAAATTGGCTCAtggttaaaatgttttttcggATTAAGTTATTTACCACCTAATGAAATCTCTGACGGCTTTACTGATTTACTATCATTTGCACCTACGAATATGTTTACCGAGTTTACAGActatattttggaaaattatattttgcctGACTCTGATTTTCCTCCAGTTATGTGGGCAAGTGCACCAAGTAATAATCCAAAGACAACAAACGGTGTAGAAAGTTTTCATCGTCATTACAATAGCCAATTTTACTCACCACATCCAAACATGTACCTAGTTATCGacacaatattacaaattcaAACAGAatcagaattaaaattaaattcaataaagaaaaatattattaat aaTTCTTCACTGAACCGTGATTCATATAGTTTTAAGACTCCTGTTAAAGATATATCATAA
- the LOC126548940 gene encoding uncharacterized protein LOC126548940: MFTKIMSRINKKGIPLTPMSKKTMPSLYKTTVALKKWGLSGLSFGVTSFVLLCYMTEWRAVLKFFPYYNGKYSQLDIEDNLNKIHEAELTQERIENAARDFHHEM, encoded by the exons ATGTTTACGAAAATCATGTCACGTATTAACAAAAAAGGCATCCCGTTGACACCAATGTCCAAGAAAACGATGCCCAGCTTGTACAAGACTACTGTCGCTTTGAAAAAAtg ggGTCTTTCCGGATTGTCTTTTGGTGTAACAAGTTTTGTACTACTATGTTATATGACAGAATGGCGTGCTGTGCTAAAGTTTTTTCCTTACTACAATGGAAAATATAGCCAGCTAGATATTGAAGATAACTTGAATAAAATTCACGAAGCCGAGCTTACCCAAGAACGCATAGAAAATGCTGCAAGAGATTTCCATCATGAGATGTAA